Within the Pseudonocardia alni genome, the region CCTACACCGACGACGACCTGGACCTCCTGTCCGAGATCGGGCGCCGGGCCGGGCTGGCCGTCGACAACGCCCGCCTGCTGGAGCAGGAACGAGCCTCGGCCCAGCGCCTGGGCCTGCTGCACCGCGCCACCGCCAAGATGTCGGCCGCGGCGACCCCCGGCGAGGTCGCCGCGATCGCCGCGGACCACATCGTCGACCTGCTCGACGCCGACCACGCCGGGCTCTGGGAGATCCGCGGGGAGTGGCTGCAGGCGCTCACCGGCCACGGGTGGGACCGCGACATGTGGCAGCGCGCCGCGCGGATCCGGGTCGACGCGCCGCTGGCGTTCATCGAGGTGCTGTCCGGGCACGAGCCGATGTGGTTCACCACCGCGCACGAGTGGGCGACGCGCTACCCCGCGGCCATCGGCATCGAACCGGACCACGCCCAGACCATCGGCTACCTGCCGCTCGTCGCCGGCGGGCGCTCGCTGGGGGTCCTCGCCGTCGCCATGCTGACCGAGCGACGGCTGTCCGACGCGGACAAGGAGGCGGCCGTCGCCGTCGCCGAGCTCGCCGCACAGGCGCTGGACCGGGCTTCGATGCTGGAAGCCGAGACCGAGGCCCGCCGGCTGGCCGAACGCCTCGGCGCGGTCGCGACCGGGCTGGCCCGGGCCACCGACCTGGAGTCGGTCGCCGAGGTCGTCGTCGAGCACGGCCGGATCTCGATCGGGGCCGACGCGGTCGCGGTGCTCGTCGTCGACGAGGGCGGCGCGCTCTCGCTGCTCCGGGAGACCGGCTGGCCCGCCGACGGCCCGCCGATGCGCACCCCCGGCCGCGCGCACCCGCTGAGCCGCGCGGTGAGCAGTGGCGAGCCGATCTGGAACGCCGGCGGGCCCGCCGACGGCGAGGTGCTGCGCTACCCGGTCCATACCGCGGTACCGCTGATGGTCGCGGCCCGCCCGATCGGCGTCATCGGGCTGCGTTTCGAGACCGAACCGGTGTTCACCCCCGAGCAGCGCAGCTTCGTGCTGACCCTGGCCAACCAGTGCGCGCAGGCGATCGTCCGCGCCCAGCTGCACCAGGCCGAGCACGAGGTCGCGGTCACCCTGCAGCGCAGCCTGCTGCCCCAGCGCCTGCCCGACATCGAACGGCTGTCGCTGGCCACCCGCTACCGCCCCGGCACCCAGGGCACCGAGGCCGGGGGCGACTGGTTCGACGTCCTGGACCTCGGCGACGACCTGGTGGCACTCGTCGTCGGCGACGTCGTCGGCCGCGGCCCGGCGGCGGCCGCGGTGATGGGCCAGCTGCGGTCCGCGGTCGCGTCGAACCTGGTCAACGGCCAGCCCCCGGCGCGGGCGCTGGAGCAGCTCGACCAGTACGCGCTGCGGGTACGCGGCGCGATGGCCAGCACCGTGGCCATCGCGACGATCGACACCGGCACCGGCGAGATGCGCTACGCCAGCGCCGGCCACCCGCCGCCGCTGGTCGCGGGCCCGGACGGGGTGCGGACCCTGTCCGAGGGCCGCGGCGTGCCGCTGGGGATCTCCGGGCGGCCCCCGTTCCCCGAGGCCGTGGACCGGATGGAGCCCGGCGAGACGATCCTGCTCTGCTCGGACGGCCTGTTCGAACGCCGCAACGAGGTCATCGACGACGGCCTGGCCCGGCTGTCCGCCGCGTTCGACGAGCTGTCCGCCGCCCAGCCCCGCGACATGGCGGACACGCTGCTGCACCGCATGTCCGAGGGGACGGTCATCCCCGACGACACGGTCGTCGTCGTCGCGCGGCTCATGCCGCCGCCGCTGCGGATCGCGATCGAGGCCGACCCGAAACGGCTCGCCCCGCTGCGTCGCGCGGTGGCCGCCTGGGCCGCGCAGTGCGGGATGGGCCCGGACGCGGTCAGCGACCTGCAGCTGACCGTCGGCGAGGCCGCCACCAACTCCATCGAGCACGCCTACCTGCCCGAGGACACCGACGGGCGCGCCGGGGTCGACCTCGACCTGGCGCTGACCGCGGACGGCTCGGTCGCGGTGCGCGTCACCGACGGCGGACGCTGGCGGCCCCCGCCGCCCGATCCCGGCTACCGCGGCCGCGGCATCGCGCTCATCCGCGAGCTCGCCGGGGACGTGCACATCGACCCGTCGGACTCCGGCACCACCGTGCGGTTCCTGCTGCCCGCGATCCCGGTCGAGGTGGGCACCCCGGGTGCGGGACCGCCGGTGGAGTTCGTCGCCGGGGAACCCGAACCGGACCGCGACCGGATCGACACCCCGTCCGGTGACGGCGACGACGGCACCGTCCGGGCCCGGCTGCGTGCCGTCCCGGACGCGCACGGTGTGCGGATCGGGATCGTCGGCGACCTCGACCTCGGTGGGGTCTCGGCGATCCGGGCCCCGCTGATGGAGCACGTCGACCGCGGGCTGCCGATCACCCTGAACCTGCCGGGGGAGGCGTTCGTCAGCAGCGCCGGGATGGCCCTGCTGTCGGAGGTCGCGCGCCGGATGCGGACGAACGGCGCGGCGCTCACCCTCGTCGCGCCCGCGGGCAGCCAGGCCCGCCGCTCGCTGGTGCTGTCGGGGCTCGACACCGTCATCGGCATGTCCGACGACGACGGTGCCTGACCCGCCGACCTGTCCGGACACGCCCGGGGTCCTCCCGCGGGCCGGACAGCGGGTTGAAACCGTGCCCACCGCTGTGTTGCCATCTCCGGCATGAGTCAGGCAGCGACCCTCGGACCCCTGTGGGGCACCCGTCGCGCCGACCACTTCGACCAGGGCTGTCGCCCGAGCTGAGTCCCCCGACCACGCTCGCCCGATCGTCCCTTGGAGCACCACCGTGTCCGCGCCTGCCTCCCTGCCCGCGTCCCGCCCCGCCCGCCTGCGCGTCCCGCACGCACGACCCGTCACCGCGCCCACCCCGTACGGCCTCGAGGACCTGCAGGAGCTGACCCGTGAGATCGCCGCCGAGGTGCGCTCCGGACGGCACGAGGTCGTCGTCGACCGGGAGCGCCGCTGGTACCGGCTGCTGCGCGGCGACGGCTTCGTCGACGTCTGGCTGATCAGCTGGGTCACGCAGCAGATCGCGGAGCTGCACGACCACGCGGGCTCCCTCGGTGCCCTCACCGTGGTGTCGGGATCGCTGACCGAGCGCCGCTGGAGCGGGCCGTCCGGGCTGCGCACCCGGACCCTGCGTCACGGCCGCGGCGCCGGCTTCCCGCTGGGCCACGTGCACGATGTCGCCAACACCGCCGACGACCCCGCGGTGAGCGTGCACGCCTACTCCCCGCCGCTGTCGGCGATGTCCTACTACGACGTCGAGGACGTCGCGGGCACCACCGGCCACCAGCGGCTGCGCCGCACCCGCACCGAGCTCGTCGAACCCGGCCGGGGTGTCGGATGAGCCGCACCGTCGCCGATCTGCTCGCCGCCGCCCGCGCCCGGCTCGACCGGCCCGACCCGCGGCGTGCCGCGGAGCTCGCCGCCGCCGGGGCGCACCTGGTCGACACCCGGCCGGGGTGGCAGCGCCGCGAGGAGGGGCAGATCCCGGGCGCGCTGGTGATCGAGCGCAACCACCTGGAGTGGCGCCTCGACCCGACCTCCGACGCCCGGGTCCCCGAGGCCGTCGACCACGACGTCGCCTGGGTGCTGTTCTGCTCGGAGGGCTACAGCTCCAGCCTGGCCGCCGCGTCGCTGCAGGACATCGGGCTGCACCGGGCCACCGACCTCGACGGCGGCTTCCGCGCCTGGGCCGCGGCCGGGCTCCCGGTCGAGACCGGTCAGGACGGCCCGTCCGACGCCACCCGTCCGCCGGACAGGCGCGCGTCGAGGTAGCCCGCGACCAGCGCGGTCAGCTCGTCGACGACGACCGCCCGCGCGAACCCGGGCCGCTCCAGCACGAACCCGGTGGTCAGGTGCTCGACGGTCCGCACGACCGTCCACGCCGCGGCCCGCGCCGCGTCGGTGTCCCCGGCGCCGCGGGTGAGCAGCACCGTGGTGACCAGGTCGTCGATCCGGCCGGCGAACGCGGCCCGGCGTCCGCCGGGGGAGCGCGGCAGCTGCTCGACGATCACCCGTAGC harbors:
- a CDS encoding rhodanese-like domain-containing protein, translated to MSRTVADLLAAARARLDRPDPRRAAELAAAGAHLVDTRPGWQRREEGQIPGALVIERNHLEWRLDPTSDARVPEAVDHDVAWVLFCSEGYSSSLAAASLQDIGLHRATDLDGGFRAWAAAGLPVETGQDGPSDATRPPDRRASR
- a CDS encoding cysteine dioxygenase; protein product: MSAPASLPASRPARLRVPHARPVTAPTPYGLEDLQELTREIAAEVRSGRHEVVVDRERRWYRLLRGDGFVDVWLISWVTQQIAELHDHAGSLGALTVVSGSLTERRWSGPSGLRTRTLRHGRGAGFPLGHVHDVANTADDPAVSVHAYSPPLSAMSYYDVEDVAGTTGHQRLRRTRTELVEPGRGVG